The DNA region AAAGCATGGTTTTATACCCACAGGTACGAGATCTGTCATAAACGAAAGAATGACTATCATCGGTTATGAGAAGAGATGCTGAATAAATATTTCGGCTGTTATTTGTAAGATATGGAATACATCAAAGCTAAGACTATTCTGCAAAAGTGCAAGGATAGCTCATGGTTCGGCAATGATTACAATATGAACCTGTACCACGGCTGCTGTCACGGTTGCATATATTGTGACAGCCGAAGTGATTGTTATCAGATAGAGGATTTTGACAAGGTCCGTGCCAAAGATAATGCGCTTATGATACTCCGTGATGAACTTCGCAGGAAAGTTAAGACAGGCGTTATCGGTACAGGTTCGATGTCCGACCCATATAACCCTTTTGAACGTGATGAAAGACTCACGGTAAAATCGCTGATGCTTATAGATGCCTACGGCTTCGGGATAACGGTGATAACCAAATCTCCGCTGATAACAAGGGATATCCCTCTGTATAAGCAGATAGCTGAACATTCACCTGTACTATGTAAAATGACGATAACCACCGCAGATGACAAGCTTTCGCGGTTAGTTGAACCGCGTGTGGCTGTCTCTTCCGAAAGGTTTGATGCACTTGCCAGGATATCCGATGAGGGAGTGTTCACCGGTATTACATTGATGCCTGTTCTGCCTTTTATCGAAGATACTGAGGATAACATAAGGACGATAGTTCGCAGAGCACATGAATGCGGAGTTCGGTGCATATATCCTGCTTTCGGAATGACGCTTCGCTCAGGCAACAGGGAGTATTTTTACCAAAAGCTAAACGAAAGCTTCCCGGGGTTGAAAGATCAATATATTCGCAGATACGGCAACAGATATGAATGCCCGTCACCGAATGCTAAAAAACTTTGGCAGGTGTTCACAGAAGAATGCGCAAGGTACGGCATACTTTATGAGATGAAAGCAATTATTAACGCATATAAAGCAGGGTATGAAGACGGTCAGCTTAGCTTTTTTGACTGACTATACCCACTGAAAGGTTGTGATAAAAATGATATCTACCGCAGATGTCATTGTTTATGTGAAAGAGAGGGCTGTCTGATGTTCAGAGAAATGCTGAGAAAGAAACAAGCCCTTACAGATGAAGAATGTATAGCAGTATTAAAATCTGAAAAAAGGGGTGTCCTTTCTGTTCTTGGTGACGATGACTACCCATATGGTATGCCCATAAATCATTTTTATTATGAAGAGGATGGACATATTTATTTTCACGGTGCTAAGTTTGGTCACAGGGTCGATGCAGTGAAGCGACATGAAAAGGTCAGCTACTGTGTTTACGATGAGGGCTATCGCAAAGAAGGCGAATGGGCTCTGAATATAAAAAGCGTTATTGTTTTCGGCAGGCTTGTTCCCGTGGAAGACGAAGCTAAGATGATTGACATCTGTAGAAAACTCAGCCATAAATTCACAGATGACGAAAGCTACATCGAAAGTGAGATCAAGAGGGCGGGTTTCCGTACATTTATGTACGAGCTTGTTCCCGAACATATGACAGGCAAGCTGGTAAATGAGGCGTAATTCTACAGTAAATAACATAAGTAAAAATAATGCATATAAATTTTATTAATGGAGGAAAATTAAAATGACTTGTTTTGAAGAACTCAAAAGAAGAGGGCTCATTGCCCAGATGACAGATGAAAAGGAGCTGGAAGAGCTTATCAACAATGGTAAGGCAACTTTCTATATCGGTTTTGACCCCACTGCTGACAGCCTTCACGTTGGTCACTTCATGGCTCTGTGCCTGATGAAGAGACTCCAGATGGCAGGCAACAAGCCTATCGCACTGGTAGGCGGCGGTACAGGTATGATCGGTGACCCATCAGGTAAGACTGATATGCGTAAGATGCTTACTCCCGAGACCATTCAGCACAACTGTGAATGCTTCAAGAAGCAGATGAGCAGATTCATAGACTTCTCCGATGGAAAGGCGCTGATGGTAAACAACGGCGACTGGCTGCTGAACCTCAATTATGTTGACGTACTCCGTGAGGTAGGCGCTTGCTTCTCTGTAAACAAAATGCTGACATTCGAGTGTTACAAGCAGAGAATGGAGAGAGGTCTGACATTCCTTGAATTCAACTACATGATAATGCAGTCTTACGACTTCTACAGACTGTTCCAGGATTACGGCTGTAATATGCAGTTCGGAGGCGATGACCAGTGGGCAAATATGCTTGGCGGTACCGAGCTTATCAGAAAGAAGCTTGGTAAGGACGCTTACGCTATGACCATCACACTGCTGCTCAATTCCGAGGGCAAGAAGATGGGCAAGACCGAAAAGGGTGCTGTATGGCTTGATGCTGAAAAGACTTCTCCTTATGATTTCTACCAGTACTGGAGAAACGTTGATGACGCTGATGTAATCAAGTGCCTGAAGCTGCTGACTTTCGTTCCTATCGAGGAGATAGAAGAGATGGAACAGCACATGGAGGGTGCAGAATACAACAAGGCTAAGGAACTGCTTGCTTATGAGCTGACCAAGATGATACACGGTGAAGAGGAAGCCAATAAGGCTGATGCAGCTGCAAAGGCAATTTTCGGCGGCGGAGCTGACAGTGCTGATATGCCTACAACTACTCTCACAGCTGATGATGTTGATGAGAACAAGCAGATAGGCATACTGAATCTGTTGGTTAAGGCAGGCCTTTGTCCTTCCAACGGCGAGGCAAGAAGACTTGTTCAGCAGAATGGTATTGCTGTTAACGGCGAGAAGTTCACTGACCCCAAGGGTATGGTAGATCTCTCAGAGCAGGTCATCATCAAGAAGGGTAAGAAGGTATTCCACAAGATAGTGCTGGGCTGATGCGATATATATGAGTTAACTAAGGGGGGTGTTGCAATCGCAGCACCCTCTAACCATATCCGAACATCAGAGTAAAAAAACATATTTACTGGTGAAATAAGCTGTTTCAGTGCGCACACCCCCAAGCCCTCTTCAAAAAAGAGGACTCGGGGGTGTAATGTTCTGCTGGTTTTATGCTGATTTCAGTTCAAAAAGAGAAATTCCAAGTCGGTTTTCTGAGATCTTAGCAAAAAGCTTCTTTATGTTGTATGCAAGTCCCAGCAAAAGGAACTCAGTTCTGATGTTATTTTTCCCCCTGCACAGGAATCTTCTGAAGCCATGATCCTGTTTCAGTACTCCGAATACGCCTTCAGCCTGTATGCTTCGGTTCATTCTGAGCTGTTTTCCGAATTCGGTCGTTATATTTTCCAGGCTTTCTGTTCTCAGTTCTTTGAACTTATGCGATATAGACAGCGTCTTGTTTCCTTTTGCTTTTGTACAGTTCTGTTTGTAGGGACAACCTTCGCAGCTTTCACATCTGTACATAGCTTTTTCGGAAACGAATCCCGTCTTGCTTTTTTCGTGTTTAGTCCCGACTCTCCAAAGTATCCTGCCGGCTTTGCATACGAAAATATCGCCCATTTCGTGGTATTCCATATTCTCGGGTCTGCCGTATTTTGTACGATAATTCCGCTTTTTGCTCTGCTCATAATTTACGGGTTTTATGTATGAGGTCATGTTATGTGATCTGAGATAAAGATAGTTCTCCTCGCTCTCATAACCCGCATCACAGATGATGTTTTTCAATACAAACAGCTCCAGATCGTTGAGCTTTGACAGAAACGGGATCAGCGTATTTACATCGCTCCGTTCGCTTGAAACGTCTATACCTACAATATACTCGCCTTCCACTGCTGCCTGTATGTTGTATCCGGGTTTCAGCTGACCGTTTCTCATATGGTCTTCCTTCATGTGCATGAATGTTGCATCGGTATCTGTCTTTGAAAAGCTGTTCCTTCCGTCAAAAAGGCTGTTGTAATAGTCATACTGTGCCATTTTATCGCGATATCCTTCCAGCTTTTCAAGTGCTTTCTGATATGATGATTTATGATGTCCTTTTCCGTAAACTCGTTCAATACCAAATTTTATCATAAGTGAAGAAAGTGTACCGATCATATCCGAAACTGGCGTATTTTCGGGGAATCTCACACCATAAGCATAATTTATCTCATCAAGTATCTCAGGCAGTTTTGCTCGCAGTTTCTGTTCGTTTTTGGATACAGACTTCTTCCAGACGAATGTATATCTGTTTGCATTAGCTTCGATCTTGGTGCCATCAATGAACAGGTTCTTACCGCTTATCTCTTTCATATTCAAAAGATACTTTACAACAGCGTAAAACACACGCTCAATCTGTTCTCCCATTTTCTGTCGAAATCTTGAGATAGTGCTGTGATCCGGAGCTCCAAAGCCATCGAGAAGCCACATGAAATGGATATCCCTTTTGCAGAGCTGTTCAATCTTACGGCTTGAAAAAGAGTCGTTCATGTAGCCGTAGATGAGTATCTTCATCATGATATCCTCGGGTATGGCGCCATTCCACTTGCTTACTATCGTGTATTCTTCTTTTTGATAGATCTCATCTATAACATTGCTCAATACTCTGACAGGTGAGCTTTCTTCGATGTAGATCTCATAATTCATGTTAAGACGCACTTGACAATTTCTCATTTTTGTGGTACAATCCTTTCGTTGGTTTGATGTTATATTTGCAATTACATTATACCACAAAATGAGACGCCCGGCACTACCTTTTTGGTGTGTCAGGCGTCTTTTTCTTTGTTGGGGCTGCAACAGCCCCTTTTTTGTCGTTGACAAGTCATAGGCTGATGGTGTATAATATAAAATATGTTAGGGGGGACGGTTATGATAAGCGATGTCGAACTTGATACATTCATTGGGCCTTACTATAAAGATAAGGATATAATGCATGATATGTGGCATATTGAACTGGTAAGACGGCAGATGAAAAAGATCATAAGTGCAGGCTGCTATGATGTCAATGAAGAACATCTGAGGCTTGCTCTTGCGTTTCATGGTTTCATATATTCTCATGAGCAGAGGGTTCGGGATTTTCTCGAAGAACATGGCTGTTCCGATGAGGATATCGAAAAGATAGTCACTATATCGTGGGAATCTCAGCGCAACGATATACCCGAGACACTTGAGGGGAAGATACTCCATGATGCTCATGTGCTTGAAGGCGGAAAGACCTATACAGTCGTAAAGATTCTGATAACAGGCTCAGTTCGCGGTCAGTCCCTTATGCAGACACTGGATTACATGAAGCATAACGTCCTCGGTGCAAACAAATGCTATCTGCCAGAGACGGAAGAACTCTGCAAAGAGATGAATGAGTTCACGGAAAGATTTTATAATGAGCTTTCAAAGGATATAGCAGAATAAACAGGTGATAAAATGTATATATGTCCCGTATGTAGAAAAAAACTCAATAAGATAGAAAATACATGGAAATGTGTGAACGGTCACAGTTTTGATATTGCCCGCAAGGGGCACGTTAATCTGCTGACCACCGCGAAGCACAACCCGAAGACCGCAGGCGACAATGCCGATATGGTAAAGGCGAGGACGGAATTTCTTGATAAAGGCTATTATCGCCCCCTTGCCGAGAAAATAAGGGAGATCGCATCTGCTGAACTTCAGGAGATCAAAAATCCGATCATCATCGACAGCGGGTGTGGTGAGGGCTTTTATACTGTCGAGCTTTCAAAGCTTGAAAAAGCAGATATCTACGGCATTGATATCTCAAAACACGCAGTGGCACACTGCATGACGAGAGTTCATCAGGCGAGTGTAAATAACTGCGAGTTTGCGGTGGCTTCGTCTTTTGATCTGCCTTTTGCCAATAATTCCGCAGATGCAGTTATAAGTGTTTTTGCTCCTGTGTGCAACGATGAATATGCCCGCGTGCTGAAAAAAGGCGGAAAACTGATAGTAGTTTCGCCGTCACCTCGTCATTTGTTTGAACTTAAAGCGGCAGTATACGATAAGCCTTATGAAAATAAACCCAATGACTATCATCTTGACCGCTTCGTCAGGGATAACGAAATAGTTTTTGAGTATACGGCAGAACTTTCTTCACAGAAAGATATTTTTGATCTTTTCATGATGACACCATATTTTTATAAGACCTCCGAAGAGGGCATATCAAGGTTGAAAGCACTTGACAGTATAAACGTCAACTGTGGATTTGTGATACAGGTCTACAAAAGGAAATAGTACACGAAAAAGGGGGACATATGGATAGAGAATTATTCTGCAAAGGCTATACATGGGGCTTTTTCAGCAAGGAAGGTGAATTGCTGACCGATATTGCAGAACAGTCTATGAGAAGACTAGCTTCAAACGGGCTTGACTGGATATGCATAACTGTCAACGGCTGGCAGGAAACATTTTACAGCACTACAGTTTTCTCGCTTTACGGCTTGACTCAGACAGATACTGAAATTGAGCACGCAGTAAAGCTTGCAAAATCTCTCGGGCTGAAAGTCTGCCTGAAACCTATGGTCAACTGTCTTGACCATTCATGGAGAGCTAGGATAGATTTCCCTACCGAAGATGGCTGTGATTATTGGGAAAAGTGGTTCATTTCCTATAACAGATTTATGCTGTACTATGCAAAAATGGCTGAAAAGCTGGGCTGTGAAATGCTTTGCACAGGCTGTGAGATGGCCGGTATGGATAAGCAAAGCGGTTTTTGCCGTGACATGATAAGCCGCGCAAGAAATGTCTATCATGGGATAATAATGCATAATATCAATCACGGTGATGAGTTCCGATTTGACTGGCTTGATGCGGTCGATGTAATCGGCATCAGCGCTTATTACCCTGTGACTGATGGCATAAATAGGAGCATCGATTTCATGCGAGAACGCTGGGCAGATGTTGTTTCACGACTTGAAAAATGCCATGAAAAGTACGGCAAACCAATTATGTTTGCGGAGATAGGTGTTCGCAGTGAACAGGGCTGTTCAGCTTATCCATGGGATTTCCATGACCGTCCCGAAAAGCCGACGGATGAACAGGAACAGTCTGATTTTTATGAAAGTGCGATGGAAGCCACTTGGGATAAGCCATGGTTCTGCGGATATTTCTGGTGGGACTGGAAAGCTGTTATCCCTCCCGAAGACAAAGCTAAAGAGAACCGCGATTTCATCGTATACGGCAAGCTGGCGGAGAAAACTCTCAGAAAATGGTATAACAAAAAATAATTAAAGCTGTTCCGCAGGATCATGTCCGCGGGACAGCTTTTTCATCTGTGTCAGCCCCAGTAGGGGAGTACAAGCTGGATAAGTAATGCTACAGGGATTGAAAGACCGATCTCTGCTGCGAACTCTTTAGGTTTTCTCCTTAGTATAAAAAGTGTGGCGATAAGCACTATCACTTCTGTTAAGTGTGTAACTCTTATACCTTGGAAAAACAGTACGGTCTGGGATAATATTGCAGCGATTATTAATCCTGAAATTCCTATCGATGTTTTACCTTCGCCTTTTGCACGGTGGCATACAGCACCCATCAAAGGAGATACGAAAGTTATTCCAAACCATACCAGCGCATAGTTCAAGGGGAAAAATCCTGCCACAAATGCGCAGTAGATATAATAGCTTGAAACCATTCCGATGAAGAATAGAAAAACGTTCAGTGCAGCTCTCTTTACCGAACTGCTGTAAATCGATATACACGCTCCGATGAATATCCATATAGCGAATCTGCCAAGAAAGTTGGTGATATCCAATTTTTGCATTATCAAAGGCAGTTCATTGAGCCCCGATTCATCAAGTGCTTTCGATCCGGCACCCATAAATACACCGAACAGCAGTATCGCGATGCTTGTTATTATCTTTCTTTTTAATGATATTTCTTTGAGGTTCGTTTTGTTGTTATCTGTCATAAATAAGTACCTTTCTGATGGTATGTTTTTCTTTATTCCATCGGGATATATTATAACTCAGCTAAGCCGATAAGTCAATAAACTTACGATAATCTTAAGAAAAAAAGAGCTGACCTGAACGGTCAGCTCTCGCAGAAATCTTATTTGCTCAATTTGGATTCTCTCATGATGATATCCTCTCTCTTAGGACCATTGGATACCATTGTGATGGGGAAGCCGATCTGCTCCTCGACGAACTCAATGTACTTGCGGCAGTTCTCGGGAAGATCCTCATACTTGCGTATACCGCCGATATCGCTCTTCCAGCCATCCAGTACTTCCAGAACGGGCTTAGCCTTTTCAAGCTTGCCTGTGGTGGGGAAGTCGGTTGTTACCTTGCCGTCTATCTCGTAACCTACGCATACAGGTATCTTATCAAGATAGCCCAGCGCGTCAACAACTGTAAATGCTACATCGGTAGTGCCCTGGATACGGCAGCCGTACTTGGAAGCTACACAGTCGAACCAACCCATTCTTCTGGGTCTGCCTGTTGTTGCGCCATACTCGCCCTTGTCACCGCCACGCTTTCTCAGCTCCTCAGCCTCGTCACCGAAGATCTCGGAAACAAATGCACCTGCGCCAACTGCGGAAGAATATGCCTTACATACAGTTACGATCTTCTTGATCTCATAAGGAGGTATACCGGCACCGATAGCGCCGTAAGCCGCCAGTGTAGAAGATGATGTTACCATAGGATAGATGCCGTGGTCGGGATCTTTCAGTGAACCCAGCTGACCTTCAAGCAGAATGTTTTTGCCTTCCTTGATAGCGTTCCACAGATAAGCAGAAACATCACATACATAAGGTTCTACCATCTTCTTGTATTCCATCAGTGTGTTGAACAGTTCGTTCTCATCGATGGCGGGCTTGTTGTACATATATTTCAGCAGAATATTTTTCTGCTCCAGAACTCTGTGTATCTTCTCCTTGAGAGCCTCTTCATCGAAGAGTTCCTGAACCTGGAAACCGATCTTTGCATACTTATCAGAATAGAAAGGTGCAATACCCGACTTTGTAGAACCGAAGCTTGCCTTGCCCAGTCTTTCTTCTTCAAATTTATCGAAATCAATGTGGTAAGGCATTATCATCTGCACTCTGTCGGATATCAGCAGCTTGGGCATAGGTACGCCCTGAGATGTAACTTCATTCAGTTCCTTGAAAAACTTGGGGATATCAAAAGCTACACCGTTGCCGATGATGTTAGTGGTGTGATCGTAAAATATGCCTGACGGGAGAGTGTGAAGTGCAAACCTGCCATAGTGATTATGTATGGTATGACCTGCATTTGCGCCGCCCTGAAATCTTATAACGATATCAGATTCCTGCGCCATCATGTCCGTGAGCTTGCCCTTGCCTTCGTCGCCCCAGTTTGCGCCAACAATTGCTCTTACCATTTGTAAATTTCCTCCTTGCTGTTAAGCGGGATCATGTAAATTAATGATTTAGCGTGCTGCTATGTGAAAACATCTCATACCAACACCAATATATTATAGCACATAATTCCTGCCTTGTAAACACTTGGAGAAATATTTAACATTTTCATAATAATTTTTGCTTTAGAGTCTGTTTTAGGTAAAAAATTTTCAAAAAACTCTTGCAAAATTCCCTTCGGTATATTATAATAGTATTTAGTGAAAAAATGAACGGCTGATAAAGATATATGCCGCTCCATGCAATTCGTGCAGCCAAGGCTGTGTGAAGCTTCATTTTTCATAAGGAGAGTATGAATGAGACCATGCAGATTTTCAGCGCTTTTGTTAGTCGGAGCGCTTTTGATGCCGCTTGTAGGCTGTTCCGATAAAAAAGGTGACAGCAGCGGTTCGGACGTTGCTTCTTCCGCTAAAGAAACCAAGGCAGTTGCGGATAAGGTAGAACTTAAAGACTATAAATTTCCCGAGTTCCTGAATGAAATAAAACAGCCAGATTCACTCAGCAGTCCGGTTTATGTGAGCTTTGCTTTATCCGAGTTTATAAGTGAAGTCACTGAACAGCCTTTTGAGGGATATGAATGTTCAAATAAGATAGGGAACATCTTCTATATTTTTTCCGAAGGCAAATATAAAGGGCTTCTTGATAAAAACGGGAAAGTGGTCCTTAAAGCAGATACCTATACGACTATAGGCTTGTGTACCCCGAGTATACTTATGCTTTCAAGAGACAAGGAACTGAATGCTCCAGAGGAGTATCTTTCTTTCAACGTATTCGGCAGCATCAGCCCTGCAGAAACTCCCGAGTTTAAATCTGATCATATCAGAATTGAAGAGGAAACCAGAAACAAACCATCATCAGATGATGAAGATGACGGAAATTATAAGGTATATAATCTTATCCTAGATGATAACAAGAAAGTCGGCGACGGTTCTTCTTATGTTGACTGGGATAAGATCGAGAGTGTTTCAGCACAGTCGATAAATACTTCTCGTCCCTATAATGCATATTACCGTGTGCAGAAAGGTGAGGAGATATATTATATCTGCTTTGATCGTTTCTATAACTATACTATATATAACGGAGCTTACGGCTTTGTAAGAATGAAAGTCGGAGACGGATACGGCAGCTGTTATATCCTCGACCATGACGATTATTCTGAACTGAATAAACTTGTCAAAAGCTTCGGCGAATCGGATCCTGTTAAATCACCAAGCAAGGATACGGGGCTTGATTATGTGCAGATAGAAACCGGTTACGGAACGGATGATCTTGTCACCATGACGATCTCAGCCGATGGCTACTGTTTCACAGACCATTTGGGCAGCGGCGATCAGCAGCCGCAGAAGTATTTCACAATACTTGATAAGGAAAGTTTCGTCAGTCTTGTAAAATGGGTCGATCAGGTACTTTCAGTAGAATACGAAAAATGATGAATGATTTTGCAGGAAAATGCAGTTTTTCCTGCAAAATTTTCTGTTTTGGGCGTGATAAGCATTGACAAGTACCTTTTATTG from Ruminococcus albus AD2013 includes:
- a CDS encoding IS1182 family transposase, yielding MRNCQVRLNMNYEIYIEESSPVRVLSNVIDEIYQKEEYTIVSKWNGAIPEDIMMKILIYGYMNDSFSSRKIEQLCKRDIHFMWLLDGFGAPDHSTISRFRQKMGEQIERVFYAVVKYLLNMKEISGKNLFIDGTKIEANANRYTFVWKKSVSKNEQKLRAKLPEILDEINYAYGVRFPENTPVSDMIGTLSSLMIKFGIERVYGKGHHKSSYQKALEKLEGYRDKMAQYDYYNSLFDGRNSFSKTDTDATFMHMKEDHMRNGQLKPGYNIQAAVEGEYIVGIDVSSERSDVNTLIPFLSKLNDLELFVLKNIICDAGYESEENYLYLRSHNMTSYIKPVNYEQSKKRNYRTKYGRPENMEYHEMGDIFVCKAGRILWRVGTKHEKSKTGFVSEKAMYRCESCEGCPYKQNCTKAKGNKTLSISHKFKELRTESLENITTEFGKQLRMNRSIQAEGVFGVLKQDHGFRRFLCRGKNNIRTEFLLLGLAYNIKKLFAKISENRLGISLFELKSA
- a CDS encoding adenylosuccinate synthase; this encodes MVRAIVGANWGDEGKGKLTDMMAQESDIVIRFQGGANAGHTIHNHYGRFALHTLPSGIFYDHTTNIIGNGVAFDIPKFFKELNEVTSQGVPMPKLLISDRVQMIMPYHIDFDKFEEERLGKASFGSTKSGIAPFYSDKYAKIGFQVQELFDEEALKEKIHRVLEQKNILLKYMYNKPAIDENELFNTLMEYKKMVEPYVCDVSAYLWNAIKEGKNILLEGQLGSLKDPDHGIYPMVTSSSTLAAYGAIGAGIPPYEIKKIVTVCKAYSSAVGAGAFVSEIFGDEAEELRKRGGDKGEYGATTGRPRRMGWFDCVASKYGCRIQGTTDVAFTVVDALGYLDKIPVCVGYEIDGKVTTDFPTTGKLEKAKPVLEVLDGWKSDIGGIRKYEDLPENCRKYIEFVEEQIGFPITMVSNGPKREDIIMRESKLSK
- a CDS encoding SPL family radical SAM protein, translated to MEYIKAKTILQKCKDSSWFGNDYNMNLYHGCCHGCIYCDSRSDCYQIEDFDKVRAKDNALMILRDELRRKVKTGVIGTGSMSDPYNPFERDERLTVKSLMLIDAYGFGITVITKSPLITRDIPLYKQIAEHSPVLCKMTITTADDKLSRLVEPRVAVSSERFDALARISDEGVFTGITLMPVLPFIEDTEDNIRTIVRRAHECGVRCIYPAFGMTLRSGNREYFYQKLNESFPGLKDQYIRRYGNRYECPSPNAKKLWQVFTEECARYGILYEMKAIINAYKAGYEDGQLSFFD
- a CDS encoding pyridoxamine 5'-phosphate oxidase family protein; the protein is MFREMLRKKQALTDEECIAVLKSEKRGVLSVLGDDDYPYGMPINHFYYEEDGHIYFHGAKFGHRVDAVKRHEKVSYCVYDEGYRKEGEWALNIKSVIVFGRLVPVEDEAKMIDICRKLSHKFTDDESYIESEIKRAGFRTFMYELVPEHMTGKLVNEA
- a CDS encoding methyltransferase domain-containing protein; this encodes MYICPVCRKKLNKIENTWKCVNGHSFDIARKGHVNLLTTAKHNPKTAGDNADMVKARTEFLDKGYYRPLAEKIREIASAELQEIKNPIIIDSGCGEGFYTVELSKLEKADIYGIDISKHAVAHCMTRVHQASVNNCEFAVASSFDLPFANNSADAVISVFAPVCNDEYARVLKKGGKLIVVSPSPRHLFELKAAVYDKPYENKPNDYHLDRFVRDNEIVFEYTAELSSQKDIFDLFMMTPYFYKTSEEGISRLKALDSINVNCGFVIQVYKRK
- the tyrS gene encoding tyrosine--tRNA ligase: MTCFEELKRRGLIAQMTDEKELEELINNGKATFYIGFDPTADSLHVGHFMALCLMKRLQMAGNKPIALVGGGTGMIGDPSGKTDMRKMLTPETIQHNCECFKKQMSRFIDFSDGKALMVNNGDWLLNLNYVDVLREVGACFSVNKMLTFECYKQRMERGLTFLEFNYMIMQSYDFYRLFQDYGCNMQFGGDDQWANMLGGTELIRKKLGKDAYAMTITLLLNSEGKKMGKTEKGAVWLDAEKTSPYDFYQYWRNVDDADVIKCLKLLTFVPIEEIEEMEQHMEGAEYNKAKELLAYELTKMIHGEEEANKADAAAKAIFGGGADSADMPTTTLTADDVDENKQIGILNLLVKAGLCPSNGEARRLVQQNGIAVNGEKFTDPKGMVDLSEQVIIKKGKKVFHKIVLG
- a CDS encoding glycoside hydrolase family 113; translation: MDRELFCKGYTWGFFSKEGELLTDIAEQSMRRLASNGLDWICITVNGWQETFYSTTVFSLYGLTQTDTEIEHAVKLAKSLGLKVCLKPMVNCLDHSWRARIDFPTEDGCDYWEKWFISYNRFMLYYAKMAEKLGCEMLCTGCEMAGMDKQSGFCRDMISRARNVYHGIIMHNINHGDEFRFDWLDAVDVIGISAYYPVTDGINRSIDFMRERWADVVSRLEKCHEKYGKPIMFAEIGVRSEQGCSAYPWDFHDRPEKPTDEQEQSDFYESAMEATWDKPWFCGYFWWDWKAVIPPEDKAKENRDFIVYGKLAEKTLRKWYNKK